The Bosea sp. 685 DNA window CAACTCGATCAAGGAATTGCTGGGCTGGAACCTGATCCGGCGCGTGCCGATGCGGCAGGACAGGCGCGACCATTTCGAAGCCGAGACCAATGTCTGGGAGATCGCGGCGCGCATCGCGGCTGGCCGCAAGCAGCGCGAGATCGACCCGGCACTGACGGCGCTGCGCAGCTGCGTCGAGAAGGCGGACCATGACCCCAAGGTCACCCCTGTCGCGCGGCAACGCCTGCACGACATGCTGGAGTTCACCGCCGCGCTCGACCGCTGGTACGGCCAGATGCTGTCGATCCCGCAGGGCAAGCGCGACATGCTGATCCGGCTGGGATCGAAGATCGCCTCCTTCCTCCCCGGAGGAAAAGGCTGAAACCGGCGGGTTTGGAGCGTTTTCGAGCGAAGCGGTCACCGGTTCGCTGAAGACAACGCGTTGAAACGAAGAGCTGGAGCAAGCCACGATGTCGGCTCATGCACATAGGCAGTTGGAAGAGCCTGGGCAGACACAAGAGCCCGCCGGGCATGCCACGACGCCCGCCCTCGCCGATCTGCGCTTCCGCGCCCTGCTGGGCACCCGGTCATGGAACGACCTTCCCGCCGACGTCCAGCGTCGCTTCTGCAAGCGCCTGAGCGGCAACGCTGCTGCAACCTATGTCGGGCGGATCACCGAGCTGCGCATGAACCGGGCCGGCCGCATCCTGTCCCAAGTGCTGCGCCTGATCGGCGCGCCCTTGCCGATCTGCTTGGATACGGACGTCGCCAGTGTCGTCACCGTGACCGAGGATGCCACGACCGGCGGGCAGATCTGGACGCGGCTCTACGCCAAGCAGGCCGGCTTTCCGCAGGTCATCCATTCCGCCAAGCGCTTCTCGGGTCCGACCGGGCTGGAGGAGTATATCGGCTTCGGCATCGCGATGGCGCTGACGCTCCATGTCGAGGGCGGGACGCTGCTGTTCCGCAGCGCCGGCTACAACCTCCAGCTCGGCCGCTTCCGACTGCCCTTGCCCGCCTGGCTCTCGCCCGGCGCGCTGACGGTCAGCCATGCCGAGACCGGCCCCGGCGCCTTCGCCTTCACGCTGCATCTCGCTCACCCGCTCTTCGGCGAATTGCTTGATCAGACCGGGCATTACCGGGACCAGCATTGATGAGCCGGCCTTCCGGGAACACCCCGCCGATCTGGCTCTATGACGGCGTCTGCGTGCTCTGCTCGGGCGGCGTGCGCTACGCTTTGCAGCATGAGCGCGACCAGGCGATGCGCTTCGTCGCGATCCAGTCGCGCGAAGGGCGTGAATTGGCGCTGGCCCACGGCATCGACCCGGACGATCCGGAAAGCTTCCTGTTCATCGAGAACGGCGCCGCCTTGCCGAAATCCGACGGTGTGCTCGCTTTGATCAGGCATCTCGGCGGGCCGGCGCGCCTGCTGCTGGCGGGGCAATACCTGCCGCGCGCCCTGCGCGACGGGCTCTATGACCGCGTCGCGCGCAACCGCTATCGCCTGTTCGGCCGGAAGACATCCTGCGAGATGCCCGACCCGGCCCAGCGCCATCGCTTCAGCCTGCCCGAGGTACCATGACGACCAAATGCGTGCTCCTGATCGGCGG harbors:
- a CDS encoding GbsR/MarR family transcriptional regulator, which gives rise to MTEITDAREELPEPLEAFILQWGDLGGQWGVNRSISQIHAFLYLAERPLTAEDIAESLDMARSNVSNSIKELLGWNLIRRVPMRQDRRDHFEAETNVWEIAARIAAGRKQREIDPALTALRSCVEKADHDPKVTPVARQRLHDMLEFTAALDRWYGQMLSIPQGKRDMLIRLGSKIASFLPGGKG
- a CDS encoding DUF4166 domain-containing protein encodes the protein MSAHAHRQLEEPGQTQEPAGHATTPALADLRFRALLGTRSWNDLPADVQRRFCKRLSGNAAATYVGRITELRMNRAGRILSQVLRLIGAPLPICLDTDVASVVTVTEDATTGGQIWTRLYAKQAGFPQVIHSAKRFSGPTGLEEYIGFGIAMALTLHVEGGTLLFRSAGYNLQLGRFRLPLPAWLSPGALTVSHAETGPGAFAFTLHLAHPLFGELLDQTGHYRDQH
- a CDS encoding thiol-disulfide oxidoreductase DCC family protein, which encodes MSRPSGNTPPIWLYDGVCVLCSGGVRYALQHERDQAMRFVAIQSREGRELALAHGIDPDDPESFLFIENGAALPKSDGVLALIRHLGGPARLLLAGQYLPRALRDGLYDRVARNRYRLFGRKTSCEMPDPAQRHRFSLPEVP